A single window of Candidatus Obscuribacter sp. DNA harbors:
- a CDS encoding UDP-2,3-diacylglucosamine diphosphatase encodes MWFAVFGLDFDGWRLKRRWYWPQTHNDVVQKILRKVRKGTHVIFIPGNHDEFLRDYIGLNFGGIQIYQDFVHVTADGKRLLVLHGDEFDGVVRYHKWLAHLGAASYDLMIVINRWFNATRRMLGLPYWSLSAYIKRQVKEAVKFITHFEEAVIAEAALRNADGAVCGHIHSPQMRTINGLLYCNDGDWVETCSALVEDFDGKMYIARYSKNQWLYLNSEQLGSFKAASNSPGITSMTAR; translated from the coding sequence ATTTGGTTCGCCGTCTTTGGCCTTGATTTTGATGGTTGGCGCCTGAAGAGACGCTGGTACTGGCCGCAGACTCACAACGATGTTGTGCAAAAAATCTTGCGCAAGGTTCGTAAAGGCACCCACGTGATTTTCATTCCTGGCAATCATGATGAATTCCTGCGCGACTATATCGGTCTCAATTTTGGCGGTATCCAGATTTATCAGGACTTTGTCCATGTAACTGCAGATGGCAAAAGGCTCCTGGTCCTCCACGGTGATGAATTCGACGGGGTCGTGCGTTATCACAAATGGCTGGCGCATCTAGGTGCCGCGTCATATGACCTGATGATTGTCATCAACCGCTGGTTTAATGCCACTAGAAGAATGCTCGGACTGCCTTACTGGTCACTTTCGGCATACATAAAGCGTCAGGTCAAAGAAGCAGTCAAATTTATCACTCACTTTGAAGAAGCCGTAATTGCTGAGGCAGCGCTCCGAAATGCGGACGGCGCAGTGTGTGGCCATATCCACTCACCGCAGATGAGGACCATAAATGGCTTGCTTTACTGCAACGATGGCGATTGGGTGGAGACTTGCAGCGCTCTGGTTGAGGACTTCGACGGCAAAATGTATATTGCTCGTTATAGCAAGAACCAATGGCTGTACCTCAATTCAGAGCAGCTAGGCTCATTTAAGGCCGCAAGTAACAGTCCAGGCATCACTAGCATGACTGCTCGTTAG
- a CDS encoding VWA domain-containing protein, translating into MSSFNASVHQNQYLSQGASEVHAVLTVTSASGGAPVSSKALVVGLIADTSGSMSSDGKIGHARNAVIKAIEILPESAEFFVISAHSEGELVVDLCRATPENKARAIARVKQMKAEGGTYMSRWLTTALKVFKTRPGAINQAIMLTDGGCQDEDKPYLPKAIAACEGFFQCECRGVGNDFRPDELRAIASKLLGSVDMIRESGQIADDFRAIIEKQKGLSVSDVRIQLWMPQGAELMYVKQVSPEILDLTTKRSAGPNALTGRYPTGAWGEESRDYHICIKVTPGGVNQKMLAGRVALIVTENGQENKVAEAQVLAIWTDDEKLSAVINKQVANYTGQAELAAKIQEGLKAREAGDEAGATKALGRAMELAEQTGNEGTKKLLSKVVQVESDGTVKLKKAEKADVLDLDTKSVRTTRLGATKS; encoded by the coding sequence ATGTCATCCTTCAATGCAAGCGTCCATCAGAACCAGTATCTCTCGCAGGGCGCATCGGAAGTGCATGCCGTGCTCACCGTCACCTCTGCCTCGGGCGGAGCGCCGGTCTCGAGCAAGGCGCTCGTCGTCGGTCTGATTGCCGACACGTCTGGCTCTATGAGCAGCGATGGCAAGATCGGACACGCGCGCAACGCCGTGATCAAGGCCATCGAGATCCTGCCGGAGTCGGCGGAGTTCTTTGTGATCTCGGCCCACAGCGAAGGGGAACTGGTAGTCGACCTCTGTCGCGCCACGCCTGAAAACAAGGCGCGCGCCATCGCCCGCGTCAAGCAGATGAAGGCCGAAGGCGGGACCTACATGTCTCGCTGGCTCACCACCGCCCTCAAGGTCTTCAAGACCCGTCCGGGCGCCATCAACCAGGCAATCATGCTGACTGACGGCGGCTGTCAGGACGAGGACAAGCCCTACCTGCCCAAGGCCATCGCCGCCTGCGAAGGCTTCTTCCAGTGCGAGTGCCGCGGTGTGGGCAACGACTTCCGTCCCGACGAGCTGCGCGCCATCGCCAGCAAGCTGCTGGGCTCGGTGGACATGATCCGTGAATCTGGCCAAATTGCCGACGACTTCCGGGCCATCATCGAGAAGCAGAAGGGACTGAGCGTCTCCGATGTGCGCATCCAGCTGTGGATGCCGCAGGGTGCTGAGCTGATGTACGTCAAGCAGGTCTCGCCCGAGATCCTCGACCTGACGACCAAGCGCAGCGCCGGTCCCAATGCCCTCACTGGTCGCTACCCGACCGGCGCCTGGGGTGAGGAGTCGCGCGACTACCACATCTGCATCAAGGTCACCCCCGGTGGTGTCAACCAGAAGATGCTGGCTGGTCGCGTGGCGCTGATCGTCACCGAAAACGGCCAGGAAAACAAGGTCGCCGAAGCGCAGGTGCTGGCCATCTGGACCGATGACGAGAAGCTGTCGGCGGTTATCAACAAGCAGGTGGCCAACTACACCGGCCAGGCCGAACTCGCCGCCAAAATTCAGGAAGGTCTCAAGGCTCGTGAAGCTGGCGACGAAGCGGGTGCCACCAAGGCCCTCGGTCGTGCCATGGAGCTTGCCGAGCAGACCGGCAACGAAGGCACCAAGAAGCTGCTGAGCAAGGTCGTGCAGGTCGAGTCGGACGGCACGGTCAAGCTCAAGAAGGCTGAAAAGGCCGACGTGCTCGACCTCGACACCAAGTCGGTGCGCACCACCCGCCTGGGCGCCACCAAGTCCTGA
- a CDS encoding thioredoxin family protein: protein MQRTIRTCLSSALILVASAALFSGYAAPVSASSGSAIVPPAKPGAHDFGSNTAGGASIALPMVKKRDVEKEIRASDKPVVTLGTAADCRDCASVEQVVAKLALEYPGIRFVMVDGPDFGVSADRMPAIATAVPKYSATSISRRFNVVPDGNLEAYLRARVEAVAKIAALDNEARGLSEQTLVKVEALKALYDDPKEEERLQRADLAGQLADMMHRQSQIITEIGAIIKQEVRDSTVNQ from the coding sequence ATGCAAAGAACCATCCGTACATGCCTTTCATCCGCACTCATCCTGGTTGCCTCGGCCGCTTTGTTTAGCGGCTATGCAGCTCCAGTGTCTGCCTCCAGCGGGAGCGCCATCGTCCCTCCAGCCAAGCCTGGTGCCCATGACTTTGGCTCCAATACCGCAGGCGGTGCATCGATTGCGCTGCCCATGGTCAAGAAGCGCGATGTCGAAAAGGAAATCCGCGCCTCCGACAAGCCTGTGGTCACTCTTGGCACTGCTGCCGACTGCCGTGACTGTGCTTCTGTGGAGCAGGTCGTGGCCAAGCTTGCACTCGAATACCCCGGTATCCGCTTTGTCATGGTCGACGGACCTGACTTTGGCGTATCGGCTGATCGCATGCCGGCAATCGCCACAGCCGTGCCGAAGTATTCCGCTACTTCCATTTCGCGGCGCTTCAATGTGGTGCCTGACGGCAACCTCGAAGCCTACCTGCGGGCTCGCGTTGAAGCGGTGGCCAAAATCGCCGCGCTGGACAATGAGGCCCGGGGGCTGAGCGAGCAGACTCTGGTCAAAGTGGAAGCGCTCAAGGCGCTCTACGATGACCCCAAAGAGGAGGAGCGCCTCCAGCGCGCTGATCTCGCCGGTCAGCTTGCTGACATGATGCATCGTCAATCGCAAATCATCACCGAGATTGGCGCCATCATCAAGCAGGAAGTGCGCGACTCGACGGTCAACCAGTAA
- a CDS encoding YihY/virulence factor BrkB family protein — protein MLPGYRAILAAVARLYSGITAAVQVIRRRLDLHLSERGLTFLQLTLRAFNYVLSRHEILSRASAIAFCAMLAFIPLITLALTVGAHLLPTLGASAIDAGGGSSLGVTAQEIAVFLNSILPADAAKLVIDQIARIQSQPPLAVLSVTLFLALWTSSGLCSEIFNALNRILEVRETRPFWRVKLLAMGIVVLELAIIMSLVGVFVISPEHWQVWGKIHWIVVGTRILRGLALFGLIYLAFAVVFHFGPDSKNTRHWVTPGALLGSVICLVTMYGFRIYLEHFATYSAAYGSLGGVMLLMFWMWLMSLVLLIAAELNKLAAITGNLLPGKKCEGEDCP, from the coding sequence ATGCTTCCTGGCTATAGAGCTATCCTGGCTGCCGTAGCCAGGCTTTACTCAGGCATAACAGCAGCGGTGCAAGTGATTCGCCGGAGGCTCGACCTGCATCTTTCGGAGCGAGGACTGACATTTTTGCAGCTCACATTGAGGGCTTTCAACTATGTTCTGTCTCGCCACGAGATCTTGTCGCGTGCTTCGGCGATTGCCTTTTGCGCCATGCTCGCTTTTATACCGCTAATCACACTGGCGCTGACAGTGGGCGCACATCTTTTGCCCACGCTCGGTGCATCGGCTATAGATGCTGGGGGCGGCTCAAGTCTGGGGGTAACGGCCCAGGAAATCGCCGTCTTTCTTAATAGCATCTTGCCAGCTGATGCCGCTAAACTGGTGATTGATCAAATCGCCCGGATCCAGAGTCAGCCACCGCTAGCGGTGCTCAGTGTGACTTTGTTTTTAGCCTTGTGGACCTCTTCTGGACTGTGTTCGGAGATCTTTAACGCTCTCAATCGCATCCTTGAGGTGCGGGAGACTCGGCCATTTTGGAGAGTGAAGTTGCTTGCCATGGGCATTGTAGTCCTGGAGCTGGCGATTATCATGTCTCTGGTGGGCGTCTTTGTCATCTCTCCTGAGCACTGGCAGGTCTGGGGTAAGATTCACTGGATCGTTGTCGGTACAAGGATTTTGCGCGGGCTCGCTTTGTTTGGTCTGATCTATCTGGCCTTTGCCGTGGTCTTTCACTTTGGTCCCGACAGCAAAAACACCCGTCACTGGGTCACACCTGGTGCACTTCTGGGTTCAGTGATTTGTCTGGTTACCATGTATGGCTTCCGCATTTATCTTGAGCATTTCGCCACTTACAGCGCTGCCTATGGCTCGTTGGGTGGGGTGATGTTGCTCATGTTTTGGATGTGGTTGATGAGTCTGGTGCTTTTGATAGCGGCAGAGCTGAATAAGCTTGCTGCCATCACCGGCAACTTGTTGCCAGGCAAAAAATGTGAGGGCGAGGATTGCCCTTGA
- a CDS encoding AAA family ATPase, whose amino-acid sequence MSDIFAPGSTIVVHWEANPASTVPNAVKSNRTESGRSKKIILIAEPDKGVQPRPGEVWICRVDHVTSPKTENKGAIFVRPVSRKVEYQFKGVYIDPIKAQLIATVLQDPRRNLMLEGDQGVGKSTIAAAIARTLGWEYRKVSGGLIKKFVFMLGRYIPTSDGKTLNFRWADSKLSETLREAEKNPRRTYLLMIDEFSRIDEDARDALLDLIEGSQRVLRLPTGEEITVGANVIFMGAGNVGEGFTIRREDAAAKDRWAIVKITVMPQEEELAHCLRLYPTCPRAEMDRALTVINKVRGARRDPKMRLSKTISTRGAETIAMFLNNGFPVELALETAVINQYPGTGDDQNSEAGRVAKLIADELAQKKS is encoded by the coding sequence ATGTCAGACATCTTTGCACCAGGCAGCACCATCGTCGTGCACTGGGAAGCCAATCCGGCTAGCACGGTGCCCAACGCCGTCAAGTCCAATCGTACCGAGAGCGGTCGCTCCAAGAAAATCATCCTCATCGCCGAACCGGACAAAGGTGTGCAACCCCGTCCCGGCGAAGTCTGGATTTGCCGTGTCGATCATGTCACGAGCCCCAAGACCGAAAACAAAGGCGCCATCTTCGTGCGCCCGGTCTCGCGCAAAGTCGAGTATCAGTTCAAGGGCGTCTACATCGATCCCATCAAGGCCCAGCTCATTGCCACGGTCCTCCAGGATCCGCGCCGCAACTTGATGCTGGAAGGTGACCAGGGTGTCGGCAAGTCGACCATCGCAGCCGCCATCGCGCGCACACTCGGCTGGGAATACCGCAAGGTCAGCGGTGGTTTGATCAAGAAGTTCGTCTTCATGCTCGGCCGCTACATTCCCACTTCCGACGGCAAGACCCTCAACTTCCGCTGGGCGGACTCCAAGCTGTCCGAGACCCTGCGCGAAGCCGAGAAGAATCCGCGCCGTACCTATTTGCTCATGATCGACGAGTTCAGCCGTATCGACGAGGATGCTCGCGACGCGCTCCTGGACTTGATCGAAGGCAGTCAGCGCGTGTTGCGCTTGCCCACCGGCGAGGAAATCACGGTCGGCGCCAATGTCATCTTCATGGGGGCGGGCAACGTCGGCGAGGGCTTCACCATTCGCCGCGAAGACGCCGCCGCCAAGGACCGCTGGGCCATCGTCAAGATCACTGTGATGCCGCAGGAAGAAGAGCTGGCACACTGCTTGCGCCTCTACCCCACCTGCCCGCGCGCAGAGATGGACCGTGCACTGACGGTGATCAACAAGGTGCGTGGTGCCCGTCGCGACCCCAAGATGAGGTTGTCCAAGACAATCTCCACCCGCGGGGCCGAGACTATCGCCATGTTCCTCAACAACGGCTTCCCGGTGGAGCTGGCCCTGGAGACAGCGGTCATCAATCAGTACCCCGGTACTGGCGATGACCAAAACTCCGAAGCCGGCCGTGTCGCCAAGCTGATCGCCGACGAACTGGCACAGAAGAAGTCCTGA
- a CDS encoding FHA domain-containing protein, with the protein MTKCPSGHDSTDNDFCSTCGTEMAPSVSPGGASVVPTTVVAPKSAAATTGGTGQNCPTCHTERDDLNARYCGVCAHDFETGRAGSIPTDLGQDVVVPQATTAVPVGTAAAASTSGARLDLTARVNESAANAPQGEPERKYNLIDEESLIGRASSSNGAAIGVVGDSAVSKRHAIITRHDDGSFTIRDAGSTNGTRLDGKDLTAHVEYPLAVGAVIELGEWTLLTVTAIKSA; encoded by the coding sequence ATGACCAAATGTCCTTCCGGTCACGATTCGACCGACAACGACTTCTGCAGCACCTGCGGCACCGAAATGGCGCCGTCTGTCTCTCCTGGTGGTGCCTCTGTGGTGCCGACGACTGTGGTTGCGCCCAAGAGCGCTGCTGCCACTACTGGCGGTACCGGGCAGAACTGCCCCACCTGCCATACCGAGCGTGATGACCTCAATGCTCGCTATTGCGGCGTCTGTGCCCACGACTTCGAAACTGGTCGCGCCGGCTCCATTCCCACCGATCTCGGTCAGGATGTGGTCGTACCGCAGGCAACGACAGCCGTGCCGGTGGGCACAGCTGCCGCAGCTTCCACCAGTGGCGCTCGTCTGGACCTCACCGCCCGCGTCAACGAAAGCGCTGCCAATGCCCCTCAGGGTGAGCCGGAGCGCAAGTACAACTTGATCGATGAGGAGAGTCTCATCGGTCGAGCGAGCAGCAGCAATGGCGCCGCCATCGGTGTCGTCGGTGACTCTGCTGTCTCCAAGCGTCATGCCATCATCACAAGGCACGATGACGGCAGCTTCACCATCCGCGATGCCGGCTCCACCAATGGCACACGTCTGGATGGCAAAGACCTGACCGCCCACGTCGAGTATCCGCTCGCTGTTGGTGCGGTGATTGAGCTTGGTGAATGGACCTTGCTCACGGTCACGGCGATCAAGTCCGCTTGA
- a CDS encoding D-lyxose/D-mannose family sugar isomerase: MKRSEINAAVARAIANSQKCGIALPRWAAWAPEEFGESAEGMRQQKLGWKVVDFGLGDFANCGLVVLVLANALADAKGEPVTKGSQVGAYQYPGSSFSRKFLFVQAGQTEPHHFHRQKERKEVTVVAGAPVTFELAWAESDTKLSERDVDVQVDGIWHHLPAHGKVTINPGETITLPGDLSHIISVAAGGGDVIMLETSTANNDAHDNIFPFITPTSVAIEEDTRALYQMLDEHKVTAAR; the protein is encoded by the coding sequence ATGAAACGTTCTGAAATCAATGCAGCAGTTGCCCGTGCCATTGCCAACTCCCAGAAATGCGGCATTGCGCTGCCTCGCTGGGCTGCCTGGGCTCCTGAAGAATTCGGCGAAAGCGCGGAAGGCATGAGACAACAGAAGCTCGGCTGGAAAGTCGTGGACTTTGGTCTCGGCGACTTTGCCAACTGTGGTCTGGTCGTGCTCGTTTTGGCAAACGCTCTGGCTGATGCCAAAGGTGAGCCCGTGACCAAAGGCAGCCAGGTCGGCGCCTATCAATACCCGGGCTCCAGCTTCTCGCGCAAGTTCCTCTTCGTCCAGGCCGGTCAAACCGAGCCCCACCACTTCCACCGCCAGAAAGAGCGCAAAGAAGTGACTGTGGTGGCCGGCGCTCCTGTGACCTTTGAACTGGCCTGGGCCGAAAGCGACACCAAGCTCTCCGAGCGCGATGTCGATGTGCAAGTGGACGGTATCTGGCATCATCTGCCCGCCCACGGCAAGGTCACCATCAACCCCGGCGAAACCATCACTTTGCCTGGCGATCTCTCGCACATCATCTCCGTGGCTGCCGGTGGCGGCGACGTGATCATGCTCGAGACTTCCACTGCCAACAATGACGCCCACGACAACATCTTCCCCTTCATCACGCCCACCAGCGTGGCCATCGAGGAAGACACGCGGGCGCTCTACCAGATGCTCGACGAGCACAAGGTGACTGCCGCGCGATAA
- a CDS encoding protein phosphatase 2C domain-containing protein, whose translation MKDCPACKVPQEDTAKFCEDCGSSMSGQAVAATESGAGDSAVKSAKSPATNLCSNCGAGPTAIDEDGFCTQCGHSRKHPDRDHFEVVLDSKVAGVSDRGIRHHQNEDYFAIGKGSPLGTDGKPTSETALALVVCDGVSQSQNPQDGSSIGATTARDYLLGAIARGYTSPETTITEALVEAQKAICTVPFNPAGKNDRGETIAPAQATIVAALAQGKRITIGWLGDSRAYWLTGTSCVQISRDHSWYNEVVDAGLKTRQEALADPQAHAITRSLGAAMDGSNPGVEPSFRTLNLTEKGTLLVVSDGFWNYADSEGAVLKLVNDQPAQLDPLSLARRLVQFAYDKGGKDNITVVVAKF comes from the coding sequence ATGAAAGATTGTCCAGCGTGCAAAGTGCCGCAAGAAGACACTGCCAAGTTCTGCGAGGACTGCGGTTCTTCCATGAGCGGGCAGGCAGTCGCCGCCACCGAAAGCGGTGCCGGTGACAGCGCCGTCAAAAGCGCAAAATCGCCTGCCACCAATCTCTGTTCCAATTGCGGCGCCGGTCCGACTGCCATTGACGAAGATGGCTTCTGCACTCAGTGCGGGCACAGTCGCAAGCATCCCGATCGCGATCACTTCGAGGTGGTGCTCGACAGCAAGGTGGCTGGTGTCTCCGACCGGGGCATCCGCCATCATCAAAACGAGGACTACTTTGCCATCGGCAAGGGCAGTCCTCTGGGTACTGATGGCAAGCCCACGAGCGAGACGGCTCTGGCTCTGGTGGTCTGCGATGGTGTGTCGCAGTCACAAAACCCGCAAGACGGCTCGAGCATCGGTGCCACCACGGCCCGCGACTACCTGCTCGGCGCCATCGCCAGGGGTTACACCTCTCCCGAAACGACTATCACGGAGGCTCTGGTCGAGGCACAGAAAGCAATCTGTACTGTGCCTTTTAACCCGGCCGGCAAAAACGACCGTGGTGAAACTATCGCTCCGGCTCAGGCCACGATTGTTGCGGCTCTGGCTCAGGGCAAGCGCATCACCATCGGCTGGCTCGGCGATAGTCGTGCTTACTGGTTGACTGGCACTTCCTGCGTGCAGATAAGCCGGGATCACTCCTGGTATAACGAGGTTGTCGACGCTGGTCTCAAGACCCGGCAAGAAGCTCTCGCTGACCCGCAGGCGCATGCCATCACTCGCTCTCTGGGCGCTGCCATGGACGGTAGCAATCCCGGTGTCGAGCCTTCGTTTCGCACCCTCAACCTGACGGAAAAGGGCACCTTGCTGGTGGTCTCCGATGGCTTCTGGAACTACGCCGATAGCGAAGGCGCAGTCCTGAAGTTGGTCAATGACCAACCGGCTCAACTCGATCCCCTCAGTCTGGCACGGCGTCTCGTCCAGTTTGCCTATGACAAGGGCGGCAAAGACAACATCACCGTTGTCGTCGCTAAGTTTTAA
- a CDS encoding protein kinase encodes MTLMNCNHKPCTGQVEDGYCNVCGMAPPEENSAPAAATTGASAAGLSRVTGKLTGRSTLTSRRATTGSTIASSRKMLGAGLVHIEPLLKSDPAKAVMKEARVPDHKRECSNCGTALTKRENGFCPSCSTQYDFRPKLAVGEMVADQYRVEGCIAFGGMGWIYLAMDVTLNRWVVLKGLLNSSDPTLAAAAVAERQFLAEVNHANIVKIYTFVQHKKCGYIVMEYVGGRTIKSIRKEKGPLPVTEAIAYIHRAPAFAYMHSEGMVYCDFKPDNLMLDGDDIKVIDLGGVRRLASTEGDVFGTQGFAAPEVAKVGPSVSSDLYTIGRTLALLVFDFVGYQGKYEFTLPTAAEQPFFNEHESLYRFLQKACHVDPDKRFQSADELADQLLGVMREEAAREGTHRNIESTIFGGDVMALRDLSVVPADAIGIDLLPPLKKDLKDPATEQMLLHLSSDPKKQTAALAALVEQYPDSMEARLAIARNAIVLGDYAEAEKHLTGASSIRAGDFRITWLKGMLAMAQGQSKQAYECFDACYTEVPGELAPKLALGLALEGLGDAHSNELAATYYDHTAGTDESFVTGIFGLARCLSRSGNRTEAVQSLARVPQMSSLYGEGQKTAVRTLIDTERDLPTAEQIAQAAEIVERLSLDDGEKNRLTAEVLDVALFVMQSGKVQGAGNLFGQPFNEKGVRTGLEATLRSLARFSRDANDKIALVDRANAVRPKSLV; translated from the coding sequence ATGACCTTGATGAATTGCAATCACAAGCCGTGCACTGGCCAAGTCGAAGATGGTTACTGCAACGTCTGCGGCATGGCTCCCCCGGAAGAGAACAGCGCTCCGGCTGCGGCCACGACCGGTGCCAGCGCTGCTGGTCTGTCTCGTGTCACCGGCAAGCTCACCGGGCGTTCCACTCTGACCAGCCGGCGCGCCACCACTGGTAGCACCATCGCCTCCAGTCGCAAGATGCTGGGTGCCGGGCTTGTTCACATCGAGCCGCTGCTCAAGAGCGATCCGGCCAAGGCCGTGATGAAGGAAGCTCGCGTCCCCGATCACAAGCGCGAGTGCAGCAACTGCGGCACCGCTCTGACCAAGCGCGAAAACGGCTTCTGCCCGAGCTGTTCGACGCAGTACGACTTCCGTCCCAAGCTCGCCGTCGGCGAGATGGTCGCTGACCAGTACCGTGTCGAAGGCTGCATCGCCTTTGGCGGCATGGGCTGGATCTACCTGGCCATGGACGTGACGCTCAACCGCTGGGTGGTGCTCAAGGGCCTGCTCAATTCGTCGGACCCCACTCTGGCTGCTGCTGCTGTGGCAGAGCGCCAGTTTTTGGCCGAGGTCAATCACGCCAACATCGTCAAGATCTACACCTTCGTGCAGCACAAGAAGTGCGGCTACATCGTGATGGAATACGTCGGTGGTCGCACGATCAAGTCCATTCGCAAGGAAAAGGGTCCCTTGCCGGTGACGGAAGCGATTGCTTACATCCACCGGGCGCCGGCTTTCGCCTACATGCACAGCGAGGGCATGGTCTATTGCGACTTCAAGCCCGACAACCTGATGCTCGATGGCGATGACATCAAGGTCATCGACCTGGGCGGTGTGCGTCGTCTGGCCAGCACCGAAGGCGATGTCTTTGGCACCCAGGGCTTTGCTGCTCCGGAAGTGGCCAAGGTCGGTCCGTCGGTGTCTTCCGACCTGTACACCATCGGTCGTACTCTGGCTCTTCTGGTGTTCGACTTCGTGGGCTATCAGGGCAAGTACGAGTTCACCCTGCCCACCGCCGCGGAACAGCCGTTCTTCAATGAGCACGAGTCGCTCTACCGCTTCCTGCAGAAGGCCTGTCATGTCGATCCGGACAAGCGCTTCCAGTCCGCCGACGAGCTTGCCGATCAGCTTTTGGGCGTGATGCGCGAGGAAGCTGCCCGTGAAGGCACTCACCGCAATATCGAGAGCACCATCTTTGGCGGCGACGTCATGGCTCTGCGTGACCTCTCAGTGGTGCCGGCCGATGCCATCGGCATCGACCTCTTGCCGCCGCTCAAGAAGGACCTCAAGGACCCTGCTACCGAGCAGATGCTGCTGCATCTCTCCAGCGACCCCAAGAAGCAGACCGCTGCCCTGGCTGCCCTGGTGGAACAGTACCCTGACTCCATGGAAGCGCGTCTGGCCATCGCTCGCAACGCCATCGTGCTGGGCGACTATGCCGAGGCCGAAAAGCATCTGACGGGTGCCTCGTCCATCCGTGCTGGTGACTTCCGTATCACCTGGCTCAAGGGCATGCTGGCCATGGCTCAGGGTCAGAGCAAGCAGGCTTACGAATGCTTCGATGCCTGCTACACCGAAGTGCCTGGCGAGCTGGCTCCCAAGCTGGCTCTCGGACTGGCTCTCGAAGGGCTGGGCGACGCTCACTCCAACGAGCTCGCCGCTACCTACTACGACCACACCGCCGGCACCGATGAGAGCTTTGTCACCGGTATCTTTGGTCTGGCTCGCTGCCTCAGCCGCAGTGGTAACCGTACCGAAGCGGTGCAGTCGCTCGCCCGTGTGCCACAGATGTCGAGTCTGTATGGCGAAGGGCAGAAGACGGCAGTGCGTACCCTGATTGACACCGAAAGGGATCTGCCCACCGCCGAGCAAATCGCTCAGGCCGCCGAGATTGTCGAGCGCCTCTCGCTCGATGATGGCGAAAAGAACCGTCTCACTGCCGAGGTTTTGGACGTGGCGCTCTTTGTCATGCAGAGCGGCAAGGTCCAGGGCGCTGGCAATCTCTTCGGTCAGCCCTTCAACGAAAAGGGTGTGCGTACCGGCCTGGAAGCCACCCTGCGCAGCCTGGCACGGTTTAGCCGAGACGCCAATGACAAGATCGCTCTTGTCGACCGCGCCAACGCCGTGCGTCCCAAGTCACTGGTCTGA
- a CDS encoding glutamate ABC transporter substrate-binding protein, translating to MINTNLSRRIACGARVLLAAATLAVATLSAPGLASAAPVDPPLSEVVKSLRPNGPLPRPGNMPDGTWMKKIQERGRLVVGVPLGIYLFGYLNSFTNQPEGFDVDIARQVARAIFGDDKHIEFKAVVSASRIPMVNDGSVDMVVATMTINAARKEQVYFSEVYFDAGQRLLVGTTTNIKGIDELSGKKVCAPVGSTSIKNIPLKNPRVIVVPAEDYTDCLVLFQKGEVEGISSDDVILAGLAKQDPYAKVVGEKFTAEPYGIAISKQHPEFVRFVNGVLTQIKSDGTWAALYEKWLGGMIGATPAAPKGTYEQ from the coding sequence ATGATCAATACCAATCTCTCGCGTCGCATCGCCTGTGGTGCACGTGTTCTCCTCGCTGCGGCTACTCTGGCTGTGGCTACCCTGTCTGCCCCTGGGCTGGCCTCTGCTGCCCCGGTCGATCCGCCGCTCTCCGAAGTGGTGAAGAGCCTGCGCCCGAACGGCCCCCTGCCCCGTCCCGGCAACATGCCCGACGGCACCTGGATGAAGAAAATCCAGGAGCGCGGCCGCCTTGTCGTTGGTGTGCCTCTGGGCATCTACCTCTTCGGATATCTCAACTCCTTCACCAATCAGCCCGAAGGCTTTGATGTGGACATCGCTCGTCAGGTGGCCCGTGCCATCTTTGGCGACGACAAGCACATCGAGTTCAAGGCGGTAGTGTCGGCGTCGCGCATCCCCATGGTCAATGATGGCAGTGTCGACATGGTCGTCGCCACCATGACCATCAACGCTGCCCGCAAGGAGCAGGTCTACTTCTCCGAGGTCTACTTCGATGCCGGTCAGCGCCTGCTCGTGGGCACGACCACCAACATCAAGGGCATCGATGAGCTGAGCGGCAAGAAGGTCTGTGCTCCGGTCGGCTCCACGTCGATTAAGAACATCCCGCTCAAGAATCCGCGAGTCATCGTGGTGCCGGCGGAAGACTACACCGACTGCCTGGTGCTCTTCCAGAAGGGCGAAGTCGAGGGCATCTCCAGCGACGACGTCATTCTCGCTGGCCTGGCCAAGCAAGACCCCTACGCCAAGGTGGTTGGCGAGAAGTTTACCGCCGAGCCCTATGGCATCGCCATCAGCAAGCAGCACCCTGAGTTTGTGCGCTTTGTCAACGGCGTCCTCACCCAGATCAAGAGCGATGGCACCTGGGCCGCTCTCTACGAGAAGTGGCTCGGTGGCATGATCGGTGCAACCCCGGCCGCTCCCAAGGGTACCTACGAGCAGTAA